One part of the Magallana gigas chromosome 5, xbMagGiga1.1, whole genome shotgun sequence genome encodes these proteins:
- the LOC109620264 gene encoding uncharacterized protein isoform X12 has protein sequence MNYQKTYMNHIHSSSLLYQLASMWKSQTLCDAIIRTGSIITKAHRVVLVAACPMLQSMENAAAGSHLEVRLTADIKQESINTFLQYLYEGFMTLTEENYKDIEKISRLLQVDNAIKCCADFIKCINLPSGNQYRYNYPDQMEFKHVRTTELQKVQDRNQKRSTDRPISPGSKRPRFQRQPSPMSDSRTHDMSGMKESYTVNDPWDRVPRLGSHSSTPSSVHVPSQQPGVIDIVEDSIELIQTEPPGKRPGEEERELRKVQSTVGVSVASQRDAPADVQIVSVPGASDVSSQKSASDSAPFIPSSPSSSDSSSLKERPPHYSNPIYPPKTEPEKSAKNQEQLSDVEVATQRPRPPELVAGSQSTHPYPISMTTSTRPLTQSLQQKPFAAGSAMQAESVSPGAVQRGPKPQTISRVENTEKAPPLDRPPRDMGSRVKDHNNRLSPDISIVKVENELGPEETGMLDMYVSDVGGGGSGQSHGQNDEDQSDYDVEEPPGDMHRDEMSNESGNMSMDQSGNWYMGNFREPGAIISLSGDGETVLRDSHIGRRDDIFTFIETNNGCSIVHKMTVICGGRAKVCVQCKASDVRYPSGETLKSKYMCSICEVSLCKSYKRRCFEKYHLAKYHPVCE, from the exons ATGAATTATCAAAAGACCTACATGAATCACATTCACTCCAGCTCTCTGCTATATCAGCTGGCCTCGATGTGGAAATCACAGACGTTGTGTGATGCTATCATTCGAACTGGCAGCATCATTACAAAA GCTCACCGTGTGGTGCTGGTAGCTGCATGTCCAATGTTACAGTCCATGGAGAATGCTGCAGCAGGGTCCCATTTAGAAGTACGACTAACTGCAGACATCAAACAAGAATCCATCAACACATTCCTGCAATATTTATACGAAGGTTTCATGACACTCACTGAAGAAAACTACAAAGACATTGAAAAAATCTCTAGGCTCCTTCAAGTGGATAACGCCATAAaatgttgtgctgactttatcAAATGCATTAATTTGCCATCAGGCAATCAGTATCGTTACAACTATCCAGACCAGATGGAATTCAAACATGTGAGAACCACAGAGCTTCAGAAAGTCCAAGACAGAAACCAGAAAAGGTCCACTGACAGACCAATCAGCCCAGGCAGTAAGCGACCTAGATTCCAAAGGCAGCCCAGTCCAATGTCGGATTCCCGTACCCACGACATGTCTGGAATGAAGGAAAGTTACACAGTTAACGATCCTTGGGATCGTGTACCGAGATTGGGATCACACTCATCCACTCCCTCATCTGTTCATGTTCCTAGTCAACAGCCTGGTGTGATTGATATTGTAGAAGACAGCATCGAGTTAATACAGACAGAGCCTCCAGGTAAACGACCAGGAGAAGAGGAGAGGGAGTTAAGAAAGGTACAGAGCACTGTGGGGGTGTCAGTGGCCAGTCAGAGAGACGCCCCCGCAGACGTTCAGATTGTTAGTGTACCTGGTGCTTCAGATGTTTCTAGTCAGAAATCTGCTTCAGATTCCGCTCCATTCATTCCTAGTTCACCCTCTTCATCAGATTCATCCTCTCTGAAAGAGAGACCCCCTCACTATAGCAACCCTATTTATCCACCAAAGACTGAACCAgaaaaatcagccaaaaatcaAGAGCAGCTTTCGGATGTTGAAGTTGCCACTCAGAGACCGCGCCCACCTGAATTAGTAGCTGGATCCCAGTCCACCCACCCTTATCCCATATCTATGACCACATCAACCAGACCATTAACCCAGAGTCTTCAGCAGAAGCCTTTTGCTGCAGGCAGTGCCATGCAGGCAGAATCTGTGTCCCCTGGTGCTGTACAGAGGGGCCCTAAACCACAGACGATCAGTCGAGTGGAGAACACAGAGAAGGCCCCTCCCTTAGACAGGCCCCCTCGTGATATGGG GTCGCGGGTGAAAGATCACAATAACAGACTTTCCCCAGATATCAGCATTGTGAAAGTTGAGAATGAGTTGGGACCAGAGGAGACAGGAATGTTAGACATGTATGTGTCTGATGTGGGAGGGGGTGGGTCTGGTCAGTCCCACGGACAGAACGATGAGGATCAGAGTGATTACGATGTGGAGGAACCCCCAGGAGACATGCACAGGGATGAAATGTCCAACGAAAGTGGCAACATGAGTATGGACCAGAGTGGAAACTGGTACATGGGCAACTTTAGAG AGCCTGGTGCCATTATATCTTTATCAGGAGACGGAGAGACTGTGCTAAGAGATTCGCATATTGGACGAAGAGATGACATTTTCACTTTCATAGAGACAAATAATGGATGCAGTATTGTGCATAAAATGACAGTGATCTGTGGGGGTCGGGCTAAAGTGTGTGTTCAGTGTAAGGCGTCTGATGTCAGATACCCAAGTGGAGAGACTTTAAAGTCCAAATACATGTGTTCAATTTGTGAAGTGTCTTTATGTAAAAGTTATAAAAGAAGGTGTTTTGAAAAGTACCATTTGGCAAAATACCATCCAGTTTGTGAATAG
- the LOC109620264 gene encoding uncharacterized protein isoform X16 — MNYQKTYMNHIHSSSLLYQLASMWKSQTLCDAIIRTGSIITKAHRVVLVAACPMLQSMENAAAGSHLEVRLTADIKQESINTFLQYLYEGFMTLTEENYKDIEKISRLLQVDNAIKCCADFIKCINLPSGNQYRYNYPDQMEFKHVRTTELQKVQDRNQKRSTDRPISPGSKRPRFQRQPSPMSDSRTHDMSGMKESYTVNDPWDRVPRLGSHSSTPSSVHVPSQQPGVIDIVEDSIELIQTEPPGKRPGEEERELRKVQSTVGVSVASQRDAPADVQIVSVPGASDVSSQKSASDSAPFIPSSPSSSDSSSLKERPPHYSNPIYPPKTEPEKSAKNQEQLSDVEVATQRPRPPELVAGSQSTHPYPISMTTSTRPLTQSLQQKPFAAGSAMQAESVSPGAVQRGPKPQTISRVENTEKAPPLDRPPRDMGSRVKDHNNRLSPDISIVKVENELGPEETGMLDMYVSDVGGGGSGQSHGQNDEDQSDYDVEEPPGDMHRDEMSNESGNMSMDQSGNWYMGNFRAPLSDQVSPFLTMETRGDSDGGKFHRLVHAKNGVCRYCKIMGNRFGCGVVRTSYYKCEACEVNLCRQVTRDCFVKYHELLDKRHPSVAFSQLLP, encoded by the exons ATGAATTATCAAAAGACCTACATGAATCACATTCACTCCAGCTCTCTGCTATATCAGCTGGCCTCGATGTGGAAATCACAGACGTTGTGTGATGCTATCATTCGAACTGGCAGCATCATTACAAAA GCTCACCGTGTGGTGCTGGTAGCTGCATGTCCAATGTTACAGTCCATGGAGAATGCTGCAGCAGGGTCCCATTTAGAAGTACGACTAACTGCAGACATCAAACAAGAATCCATCAACACATTCCTGCAATATTTATACGAAGGTTTCATGACACTCACTGAAGAAAACTACAAAGACATTGAAAAAATCTCTAGGCTCCTTCAAGTGGATAACGCCATAAaatgttgtgctgactttatcAAATGCATTAATTTGCCATCAGGCAATCAGTATCGTTACAACTATCCAGACCAGATGGAATTCAAACATGTGAGAACCACAGAGCTTCAGAAAGTCCAAGACAGAAACCAGAAAAGGTCCACTGACAGACCAATCAGCCCAGGCAGTAAGCGACCTAGATTCCAAAGGCAGCCCAGTCCAATGTCGGATTCCCGTACCCACGACATGTCTGGAATGAAGGAAAGTTACACAGTTAACGATCCTTGGGATCGTGTACCGAGATTGGGATCACACTCATCCACTCCCTCATCTGTTCATGTTCCTAGTCAACAGCCTGGTGTGATTGATATTGTAGAAGACAGCATCGAGTTAATACAGACAGAGCCTCCAGGTAAACGACCAGGAGAAGAGGAGAGGGAGTTAAGAAAGGTACAGAGCACTGTGGGGGTGTCAGTGGCCAGTCAGAGAGACGCCCCCGCAGACGTTCAGATTGTTAGTGTACCTGGTGCTTCAGATGTTTCTAGTCAGAAATCTGCTTCAGATTCCGCTCCATTCATTCCTAGTTCACCCTCTTCATCAGATTCATCCTCTCTGAAAGAGAGACCCCCTCACTATAGCAACCCTATTTATCCACCAAAGACTGAACCAgaaaaatcagccaaaaatcaAGAGCAGCTTTCGGATGTTGAAGTTGCCACTCAGAGACCGCGCCCACCTGAATTAGTAGCTGGATCCCAGTCCACCCACCCTTATCCCATATCTATGACCACATCAACCAGACCATTAACCCAGAGTCTTCAGCAGAAGCCTTTTGCTGCAGGCAGTGCCATGCAGGCAGAATCTGTGTCCCCTGGTGCTGTACAGAGGGGCCCTAAACCACAGACGATCAGTCGAGTGGAGAACACAGAGAAGGCCCCTCCCTTAGACAGGCCCCCTCGTGATATGGG GTCGCGGGTGAAAGATCACAATAACAGACTTTCCCCAGATATCAGCATTGTGAAAGTTGAGAATGAGTTGGGACCAGAGGAGACAGGAATGTTAGACATGTATGTGTCTGATGTGGGAGGGGGTGGGTCTGGTCAGTCCCACGGACAGAACGATGAGGATCAGAGTGATTACGATGTGGAGGAACCCCCAGGAGACATGCACAGGGATGAAATGTCCAACGAAAGTGGCAACATGAGTATGGACCAGAGTGGAAACTGGTACATGGGCAACTTTAGAG CTCCACTCTCAGACCAAGTGAGCCCTTTTCTGACGATGGAAACACGTGGTGATTCTGATGGCGGGAAGTTCCACCGACTTGTGCACGCCAAAAATGGCGTATGTCGATATTGTAAGATAATGGGTAACCGTTTTGGATGTGGAGTGGTCAGGACTTCTTACTACAAGTGTGAAGCTTGTGAAGTGAACCTTTGTCGTCAAGTAACGCGagattgttttgttaaataCCACGAGTTACTTGATAAAAGGCACCCCAGCGTCGCATTCAGCCAGTTGCTTCCGTAG
- the LOC109620264 gene encoding uncharacterized protein isoform X8: MNYQKTYMNHIHSSSLLYQLASMWKSQTLCDAIIRTGSIITKAHRVVLVAACPMLQSMENAAAGSHLEVRLTADIKQESINTFLQYLYEGFMTLTEENYKDIEKISRLLQVDNAIKCCADFIKCINLPSGNQYRYNYPDQMEFKHVRTTELQKVQDRNQKRSTDRPISPGSKRPRFQRQPSPMSDSRTHDMSGMKESYTVNDPWDRVPRLGSHSSTPSSVHVPSQQPGVIDIVEDSIELIQTEPPGKRPGEEERELRKVQSTVGVSVASQRDAPADVQIVSVPGASDVSSQKSASDSAPFIPSSPSSSDSSSLKERPPHYSNPIYPPKTEPEKSAKNQEQLSDVEVATQRPRPPELVAGSQSTHPYPISMTTSTRPLTQSLQQKPFAAGSAMQAESVSPGAVQRGPKPQTISRVENTEKAPPLDRPPRDMGSRVKDHNNRLSPDISIVKVENELGPEETGMLDMYVSDVGGGGSGQSHGQNDEDQSDYDVEEPPGDMHRDEMSNESGNMSMDQSGNWYMGNFREPLSAPMESLRPTRSLSWRGSGPSVGRTSKGFSFLDTETCQVIAGIAHRLIQNPGGIKRVCAHCKRLGSKFACGMFRRSYYRCDACNVSLCRPNFKDCFYQWHHQLAKLTLEK, from the exons ATGAATTATCAAAAGACCTACATGAATCACATTCACTCCAGCTCTCTGCTATATCAGCTGGCCTCGATGTGGAAATCACAGACGTTGTGTGATGCTATCATTCGAACTGGCAGCATCATTACAAAA GCTCACCGTGTGGTGCTGGTAGCTGCATGTCCAATGTTACAGTCCATGGAGAATGCTGCAGCAGGGTCCCATTTAGAAGTACGACTAACTGCAGACATCAAACAAGAATCCATCAACACATTCCTGCAATATTTATACGAAGGTTTCATGACACTCACTGAAGAAAACTACAAAGACATTGAAAAAATCTCTAGGCTCCTTCAAGTGGATAACGCCATAAaatgttgtgctgactttatcAAATGCATTAATTTGCCATCAGGCAATCAGTATCGTTACAACTATCCAGACCAGATGGAATTCAAACATGTGAGAACCACAGAGCTTCAGAAAGTCCAAGACAGAAACCAGAAAAGGTCCACTGACAGACCAATCAGCCCAGGCAGTAAGCGACCTAGATTCCAAAGGCAGCCCAGTCCAATGTCGGATTCCCGTACCCACGACATGTCTGGAATGAAGGAAAGTTACACAGTTAACGATCCTTGGGATCGTGTACCGAGATTGGGATCACACTCATCCACTCCCTCATCTGTTCATGTTCCTAGTCAACAGCCTGGTGTGATTGATATTGTAGAAGACAGCATCGAGTTAATACAGACAGAGCCTCCAGGTAAACGACCAGGAGAAGAGGAGAGGGAGTTAAGAAAGGTACAGAGCACTGTGGGGGTGTCAGTGGCCAGTCAGAGAGACGCCCCCGCAGACGTTCAGATTGTTAGTGTACCTGGTGCTTCAGATGTTTCTAGTCAGAAATCTGCTTCAGATTCCGCTCCATTCATTCCTAGTTCACCCTCTTCATCAGATTCATCCTCTCTGAAAGAGAGACCCCCTCACTATAGCAACCCTATTTATCCACCAAAGACTGAACCAgaaaaatcagccaaaaatcaAGAGCAGCTTTCGGATGTTGAAGTTGCCACTCAGAGACCGCGCCCACCTGAATTAGTAGCTGGATCCCAGTCCACCCACCCTTATCCCATATCTATGACCACATCAACCAGACCATTAACCCAGAGTCTTCAGCAGAAGCCTTTTGCTGCAGGCAGTGCCATGCAGGCAGAATCTGTGTCCCCTGGTGCTGTACAGAGGGGCCCTAAACCACAGACGATCAGTCGAGTGGAGAACACAGAGAAGGCCCCTCCCTTAGACAGGCCCCCTCGTGATATGGG GTCGCGGGTGAAAGATCACAATAACAGACTTTCCCCAGATATCAGCATTGTGAAAGTTGAGAATGAGTTGGGACCAGAGGAGACAGGAATGTTAGACATGTATGTGTCTGATGTGGGAGGGGGTGGGTCTGGTCAGTCCCACGGACAGAACGATGAGGATCAGAGTGATTACGATGTGGAGGAACCCCCAGGAGACATGCACAGGGATGAAATGTCCAACGAAAGTGGCAACATGAGTATGGACCAGAGTGGAAACTGGTACATGGGCAACTTTAGAG AACCCTTGTCTGCACCAATGGAATCTTTGAGACCAACCCGATCATTGTCTTGGAGAGGATCAGGACCAAGTGTTGGTCGAACGTCAAAAGGTTTCAGTTTCCTGGACACAGAGACATGTCAGGTTATCGCAGGCATTGCCCACCGTCTGATTCAGAATCCCGGTGGTATAAAACGAGTGTGTGCACATTGCAAAAGATTAGGAAGTAAATTTGCGTGTGGGATGTTTAGGAGGTCCTACTACAGATGCGACGCTTGTAATGTTTCCCTCTGTCGTCCAAATTTCAAAGACTGTTTTTATCAGTGGCACCATCAGTTAGCAAAATTAACATTGGAGAAATGA
- the LOC109620264 gene encoding zinc finger and BTB domain-containing protein 49 isoform X11, which translates to MNYQKTYMNHIHSSSLLYQLASMWKSQTLCDAIIRTGSIITKAHRVVLVAACPMLQSMENAAAGSHLEVRLTADIKQESINTFLQYLYEGFMTLTEENYKDIEKISRLLQVDNAIKCCADFIKCINLPSGNQYRYNYPDQMEFKHVRTTELQKVQDRNQKRSTDRPISPGSKRPRFQRQPSPMSDSRTHDMSGMKESYTVNDPWDRVPRLGSHSSTPSSVHVPSQQPGVIDIVEDSIELIQTEPPGKRPGEEERELRKVQSTVGVSVASQRDAPADVQIVSVPGASDVSSQKSASDSAPFIPSSPSSSDSSSLKERPPHYSNPIYPPKTEPEKSAKNQEQLSDVEVATQRPRPPELVAGSQSTHPYPISMTTSTRPLTQSLQQKPFAAGSAMQAESVSPGAVQRGPKPQTISRVENTEKAPPLDRPPRDMGSRVKDHNNRLSPDISIVKVENELGPEETGMLDMYVSDVGGGGSGQSHGQNDEDQSDYDVEEPPGDMHRDEMSNESGNMSMDQSGNWYMGNFREPKSQGGTTTILPKPNFIQDHLGNFGFVCPKCGKMLKTKSGYRLHYKLNHGEKTKLPACEVCGKHFHCVSRLESHKRSHSKNRDFLCLKCGRSFKYKNNLKAHLCNLKV; encoded by the exons ATGAATTATCAAAAGACCTACATGAATCACATTCACTCCAGCTCTCTGCTATATCAGCTGGCCTCGATGTGGAAATCACAGACGTTGTGTGATGCTATCATTCGAACTGGCAGCATCATTACAAAA GCTCACCGTGTGGTGCTGGTAGCTGCATGTCCAATGTTACAGTCCATGGAGAATGCTGCAGCAGGGTCCCATTTAGAAGTACGACTAACTGCAGACATCAAACAAGAATCCATCAACACATTCCTGCAATATTTATACGAAGGTTTCATGACACTCACTGAAGAAAACTACAAAGACATTGAAAAAATCTCTAGGCTCCTTCAAGTGGATAACGCCATAAaatgttgtgctgactttatcAAATGCATTAATTTGCCATCAGGCAATCAGTATCGTTACAACTATCCAGACCAGATGGAATTCAAACATGTGAGAACCACAGAGCTTCAGAAAGTCCAAGACAGAAACCAGAAAAGGTCCACTGACAGACCAATCAGCCCAGGCAGTAAGCGACCTAGATTCCAAAGGCAGCCCAGTCCAATGTCGGATTCCCGTACCCACGACATGTCTGGAATGAAGGAAAGTTACACAGTTAACGATCCTTGGGATCGTGTACCGAGATTGGGATCACACTCATCCACTCCCTCATCTGTTCATGTTCCTAGTCAACAGCCTGGTGTGATTGATATTGTAGAAGACAGCATCGAGTTAATACAGACAGAGCCTCCAGGTAAACGACCAGGAGAAGAGGAGAGGGAGTTAAGAAAGGTACAGAGCACTGTGGGGGTGTCAGTGGCCAGTCAGAGAGACGCCCCCGCAGACGTTCAGATTGTTAGTGTACCTGGTGCTTCAGATGTTTCTAGTCAGAAATCTGCTTCAGATTCCGCTCCATTCATTCCTAGTTCACCCTCTTCATCAGATTCATCCTCTCTGAAAGAGAGACCCCCTCACTATAGCAACCCTATTTATCCACCAAAGACTGAACCAgaaaaatcagccaaaaatcaAGAGCAGCTTTCGGATGTTGAAGTTGCCACTCAGAGACCGCGCCCACCTGAATTAGTAGCTGGATCCCAGTCCACCCACCCTTATCCCATATCTATGACCACATCAACCAGACCATTAACCCAGAGTCTTCAGCAGAAGCCTTTTGCTGCAGGCAGTGCCATGCAGGCAGAATCTGTGTCCCCTGGTGCTGTACAGAGGGGCCCTAAACCACAGACGATCAGTCGAGTGGAGAACACAGAGAAGGCCCCTCCCTTAGACAGGCCCCCTCGTGATATGGG GTCGCGGGTGAAAGATCACAATAACAGACTTTCCCCAGATATCAGCATTGTGAAAGTTGAGAATGAGTTGGGACCAGAGGAGACAGGAATGTTAGACATGTATGTGTCTGATGTGGGAGGGGGTGGGTCTGGTCAGTCCCACGGACAGAACGATGAGGATCAGAGTGATTACGATGTGGAGGAACCCCCAGGAGACATGCACAGGGATGAAATGTCCAACGAAAGTGGCAACATGAGTATGGACCAGAGTGGAAACTGGTACATGGGCAACTTTAGAG agCCGAAGAGCCAAGGAGGAACAACAACTATTCTACCAAAACCAAACTTTATTCAAGACCACCTTGGAAATTTTGGCTTTGTTTGTCCAAAATGTGGAAAGATGCTAAAAACAAAATCGGGTTATAGACTCCATTATAAACTTAACCATGGAGAGAAAACTAAGCTACCTGCCTGTGAAGTGTGTGGTAAACACTTTCACTGTGTGAGCAGACTTGAGTCGCACAAGCGATCTCACTCCAAGAACCGCgactttttgtgtttaaaatgtGGGCGGTCCttcaaatacaaaaacaatttgaaGGCACATCTCTGTAACTTGAAAGTGTAG
- the LOC109620264 gene encoding uncharacterized protein isoform X3: MNYQKTYMNHIHSSSLLYQLASMWKSQTLCDAIIRTGSIITKAHRVVLVAACPMLQSMENAAAGSHLEVRLTADIKQESINTFLQYLYEGFMTLTEENYKDIEKISRLLQVDNAIKCCADFIKCINLPSGNQYRYNYPDQMEFKHVRTTELQKVQDRNQKRSTDRPISPGSKRPRFQRQPSPMSDSRTHDMSGMKESYTVNDPWDRVPRLGSHSSTPSSVHVPSQQPGVIDIVEDSIELIQTEPPGKRPGEEERELRKVQSTVGVSVASQRDAPADVQIVSVPGASDVSSQKSASDSAPFIPSSPSSSDSSSLKERPPHYSNPIYPPKTEPEKSAKNQEQLSDVEVATQRPRPPELVAGSQSTHPYPISMTTSTRPLTQSLQQKPFAAGSAMQAESVSPGAVQRGPKPQTISRVENTEKAPPLDRPPRDMGSRVKDHNNRLSPDISIVKVENELGPEETGMLDMYVSDVGGGGSGQSHGQNDEDQSDYDVEEPPGDMHRDEMSNESGNMSMDQSGNWYMGNFRGNTTSPDDPQLLIEEDTMEQTSLIDSRGQNEYSQSAQQPGRSDHSFSSPSPLPLRLISGWESMQSKTNDTRPFLSGFHSGPTTSQSQPMGSNSPMVSVRKKSTMAKNTPLQAPAFLCELCMTSFYSESDLLIHERSMYHKGLYHCRWCSCIFKTKEERNEHVRLKHVDGSMFVDICIPCGKGFKSRMGYNNHMKMYHTKEGEVQTYKCEVCGKSCATRSQLNVHMRSHSDQQNYFCVTCNKAFKHKFNLQRHNCPMLQK, translated from the exons ATGAATTATCAAAAGACCTACATGAATCACATTCACTCCAGCTCTCTGCTATATCAGCTGGCCTCGATGTGGAAATCACAGACGTTGTGTGATGCTATCATTCGAACTGGCAGCATCATTACAAAA GCTCACCGTGTGGTGCTGGTAGCTGCATGTCCAATGTTACAGTCCATGGAGAATGCTGCAGCAGGGTCCCATTTAGAAGTACGACTAACTGCAGACATCAAACAAGAATCCATCAACACATTCCTGCAATATTTATACGAAGGTTTCATGACACTCACTGAAGAAAACTACAAAGACATTGAAAAAATCTCTAGGCTCCTTCAAGTGGATAACGCCATAAaatgttgtgctgactttatcAAATGCATTAATTTGCCATCAGGCAATCAGTATCGTTACAACTATCCAGACCAGATGGAATTCAAACATGTGAGAACCACAGAGCTTCAGAAAGTCCAAGACAGAAACCAGAAAAGGTCCACTGACAGACCAATCAGCCCAGGCAGTAAGCGACCTAGATTCCAAAGGCAGCCCAGTCCAATGTCGGATTCCCGTACCCACGACATGTCTGGAATGAAGGAAAGTTACACAGTTAACGATCCTTGGGATCGTGTACCGAGATTGGGATCACACTCATCCACTCCCTCATCTGTTCATGTTCCTAGTCAACAGCCTGGTGTGATTGATATTGTAGAAGACAGCATCGAGTTAATACAGACAGAGCCTCCAGGTAAACGACCAGGAGAAGAGGAGAGGGAGTTAAGAAAGGTACAGAGCACTGTGGGGGTGTCAGTGGCCAGTCAGAGAGACGCCCCCGCAGACGTTCAGATTGTTAGTGTACCTGGTGCTTCAGATGTTTCTAGTCAGAAATCTGCTTCAGATTCCGCTCCATTCATTCCTAGTTCACCCTCTTCATCAGATTCATCCTCTCTGAAAGAGAGACCCCCTCACTATAGCAACCCTATTTATCCACCAAAGACTGAACCAgaaaaatcagccaaaaatcaAGAGCAGCTTTCGGATGTTGAAGTTGCCACTCAGAGACCGCGCCCACCTGAATTAGTAGCTGGATCCCAGTCCACCCACCCTTATCCCATATCTATGACCACATCAACCAGACCATTAACCCAGAGTCTTCAGCAGAAGCCTTTTGCTGCAGGCAGTGCCATGCAGGCAGAATCTGTGTCCCCTGGTGCTGTACAGAGGGGCCCTAAACCACAGACGATCAGTCGAGTGGAGAACACAGAGAAGGCCCCTCCCTTAGACAGGCCCCCTCGTGATATGGG GTCGCGGGTGAAAGATCACAATAACAGACTTTCCCCAGATATCAGCATTGTGAAAGTTGAGAATGAGTTGGGACCAGAGGAGACAGGAATGTTAGACATGTATGTGTCTGATGTGGGAGGGGGTGGGTCTGGTCAGTCCCACGGACAGAACGATGAGGATCAGAGTGATTACGATGTGGAGGAACCCCCAGGAGACATGCACAGGGATGAAATGTCCAACGAAAGTGGCAACATGAGTATGGACCAGAGTGGAAACTGGTACATGGGCAACTTTAGAG GAAATACAACATCACCTGATGATCCGCAGCTATTGATAGAAGAGGATACTATGGAACAAACATCATTAATTGATAGTAGAGGCCAAAATGAGTATAGTCAAAGTGCCCAACAACCAGGAAGGTCTGACCATTCATTTTCCAGCCCATCTCCACTTCCACTAAGACTTATATCTGGGTGGGAGTCGATGCAGTCCAAAACGAACGACACAAGACCATTTTTATCTGGTTTTCATTCCGGTCCAACCACTTCTCAGTCTCAACCAATGGGTAGCAATTCTCCGATGGTTAGTGTCAGAAAGAAGTCTACAATGGCAAAGAATACCCCTCTCCAGGCTCCTGCATTTCTATGCGAGCTGTGCATGACCTCCTTTTATAGTGAGAGTGATCTGCTCATTCACGAACGATCTATGTACCATAAAGGGTTGTACCACTGTCGATGGTGTTCTTGCATTTTTAAAACGAAAGAAGAACGCAATGAGCATGTTCGTCTGAAGCATGTTGATGGCAGTATGTTTGTTGACATCTGCATTCCATGTGGCAAGGGGTTTAAATCTAGAATGGGCTACAACAATCATATGAAGATGTATCACACTAAAGAGGGAGAGGTCCAGACCTACAAGTGTGAGGTTTGTGGGAAGTCCTGCGCAACAAGAAGTCAGTTAAATGTACACATGCGATCGCACTCTGATCAACAGAACTATTTTTGTGTGACTTGTAACAAGGCTTTTAAACACAAGTTTAATCTTCAGAGACACAACTGCCCAATGTTACAGAAGTA a